Proteins from a genomic interval of Kitasatospora kifunensis:
- a CDS encoding VOC family protein produces MTTSNEGAPRVPARISIITLGVSDLATSIAFYQALGWQLSAASNEQIAWFRTVDSALGLFPAEELAADAGIPAGGEPAFRGVTLAINLESPKAVDEAFEVAVAAGAGVVKPAAETSWGGYSGYFEDPDGHLWEVAHNPGFPFTEAGQLDLP; encoded by the coding sequence ATGACGACCAGCAACGAGGGCGCCCCGCGGGTGCCCGCCAGGATCAGCATCATCACCCTGGGCGTGAGCGACCTGGCCACCAGCATCGCGTTCTACCAGGCGTTGGGCTGGCAGCTCTCCGCCGCCTCCAACGAGCAGATCGCCTGGTTCCGCACCGTCGACTCGGCGCTCGGCCTCTTCCCCGCCGAGGAGTTGGCCGCCGACGCGGGCATCCCGGCAGGCGGCGAGCCCGCCTTCCGCGGGGTGACGCTGGCGATCAACCTGGAGTCGCCCAAGGCGGTGGACGAGGCGTTCGAGGTCGCGGTGGCGGCCGGCGCCGGGGTGGTCAAGCCAGCGGCCGAAACCAGCTGGGGCGGTTACAGCGGGTACTTCGAGGACCCCGACGGCCACCTGTGGGAGGTGGCCCACAACCCGGGCTTCCCGTTCACCGAAGCCGGGCAGCTGGACCTGCCGTGA
- a CDS encoding SRPBCC family protein has translation MEFNHYRLTSAWRLPAPPALVYRALREVERYPRWWPQVREIEQLDAVSGRLRIRSVLPYDLVFTATARRQEEQPGGRGGVLEAELTGDLAGWSRWTVKPDGAGASLAVFEQDVRGGKALMRLLALPGRPLFLANHALMMRSGRRGLSRYLLRGNEARSS, from the coding sequence GTGGAGTTCAACCACTACCGCCTGACCAGTGCCTGGCGGCTGCCCGCGCCACCGGCGCTGGTCTACCGGGCACTTCGCGAGGTCGAGCGGTATCCGCGCTGGTGGCCGCAGGTGCGCGAGATCGAGCAGCTGGACGCCGTCTCGGGGCGGCTGCGGATCCGCTCGGTGCTGCCGTACGACCTGGTGTTCACCGCCACCGCGCGCCGCCAGGAGGAGCAGCCCGGCGGCCGGGGCGGGGTGCTGGAAGCCGAGCTGACCGGCGACCTGGCCGGCTGGTCCCGGTGGACCGTCAAGCCGGACGGTGCCGGGGCCAGCCTGGCCGTCTTCGAACAGGACGTGCGCGGCGGCAAGGCGCTGATGCGACTGCTCGCGCTGCCCGGGCGACCGCTCTTCCTCGCCAACCACGCGCTGATGATGCGCTCGGGCCGCCGCGGCCTGAGCCGCTACCTGCTGCGCGGCAACGAGGCGCGCAGCAGCTAG